The sequence TAGCGATCGCGACGATGGTCGCCAAAAGACCCCAGCGCTGCACGATGATCAGCTTGTTGTCCATATTCTGATCGGTCTTGAGACCGATATAGAGGACGAACATGCCGAAGGATATGACGGCGGTCCAGAGGGCGTCCGTAATCCCCTTCTGGACAAGGCCGGGTGCGGTCTTGCCTGCAACGAAGTTTGAATTTGCCATGGCGTTATACCTTTTCGACTTCCGGCCGGCCGAGAATACCCGTCGGCTTGAAGATCAGCACGTAGGCCAGGATACCGTATGTCGCGACATCCTTATACGCGATGGGGAAATTGCCCGACCAGAACGACTCGATGAAGCCGATCATCAAACCGCCGAGAAAACAGCCCGGCAGCGAGCCGATGCCGCCCAGAACCGCGGCGGTGAAGGCCTTGACACCAGGCACGAAGCCATCCGTGAAGTTCGCGACGCCATAATACATCAGATACATCGTGCCGGCGACGGCAGCGAGCGCCGCACCCATGATGAAGGTAATGGAAATGGTCCGGTCGACATTGATGCCGAGCAGCGCCGCCATCTTGCGGTCCTGCTCGGTGGCGCGCTGCGCGCGCCCAAGCGCCGTCTTGTTGACGATGTACCAGAAGGCGGCCAGCAGCACGACGGTGATGATGAAGATGATGATCTGCTTCAGCGACAGCGAGACGCCGCCGAAATTGTAGACATCTCCCACCAGTGTCGGGATCGGCTTGTTGCGCGGGCCCTGTGCGACCTGGATGAAGTTCGACAGAACGATCGACATGCCGATTGCCGTGATCAGCGGCGCGAGACGGAACGACCCGCGCAAGGGCCGATAGGCGACGCGCTCGATCACCCAGTTCCAGAGGCTCGTCATCAGCATGGCGACAATCAGCATCACCAAAAGCAAGATGGCAACCGGGAGGCCGGCAAACAGCGAAATGAGAACGAGATAGGTGATAAGAGCGGCAAAACCGCCAAGCATGAAGACATCACCGTGGGCAAAATTGATCATGCCGATGATGCCGTAGACCATGGTGTAACCAATGGCGATCAGGCCGTAGATCGACCCGAGAGTCAGCCCGTTTAAGAGCTGCTGGATAAAATAATCCATATATCATTTCCCCTGGATGCGGCGTCATACGATCGCATCTCTTATTACTTTTTTAGGTTCCTTCTGGAGGCCTATGGCCGCGATTCCATACTGGTTTCGAAAGAAATGTGAAGCCAAAAAGGCAAGAAATTGACAAATTCTTTTCAAATCGCGGTGCGTTGATGCGAATTCGACCAAAAATGACACGAAAGCGGCAGCCTCTGGCTCAAAATTAGCCAAAGCCGGCTGCTGCCGCTCCCAAATTGAAAAGCTCTCGTCAGCGGCATGTATGGACGGCCTCCGCGTGGCAAGGGGCAATTTACTGTTTCCGGCAGATTGGTCGGGTGCAGGCATGTATTCGGCCTTTGATTGCGGCTTGTTCATGCCGCTGGCCCTGATGTAGTCCGCTGATCGGATCCCAGACAGGTCAACGCGCTTTCAAGCGGCACCCACTGATCGGGTTTGTCCGATCCCGGCTCGACCGTTCGCCATCACACCATTTGCACCTCACCAATTCCAGCAGCCTCGTGACTTGTCAAAGATTGGCGGCGGCCTCAAATCGCCTGCCTGTCGTCATCAACGCCCAGACGATCCGCGCCATCTTGTTGGCCAGAGCAACAGCGACGACGTTGTACGGCTTCTTCGCCAAAAGCTCGGCCGCCCACTGCGTCGGTGGAACTCTGGCCTTGCGGCTGAAGCGAAGTACCGCATGCGCCCCAACGACAAGAAGCCTACGGAGATAGGGATCGCCTTGTTTGCTTATCCTCCCGAGCCGGTCTTTGCCACCCGATGAATTCTGCCGAGGTACCAAGCCTATCCATGCCGCCAGTTGTCGGCCGGATTTGAAGAGCGACGCGTCTGTCACGGTCGCGGCGATTGCGCTGGCAGTGATCGGGCCAATTCCAGGTATTGTCTCAAGGCGACGGCTCAGCTCGTTGGAGCGATGCCAAGCATGAATTTGGCAATCCATCTCGCCGACCCTCTCGTGCACCTCCCGCAACTGCCCGATCAGCGAAAGAAGCGCGGAACGCGCAAGCGGAGGGATGAGATTCTGGCCATCGTCTTCTACCAATGCGATCAGCATTCCGACGCCGACAATGCCCTGACGCGTTACGATGCCGAACTCCGCCAGGTGGCCGCGCAAGGCGTTCACCAGCATTGTCCGCTGCCGGATCAAAAGTTCACGGACGCGATGCAGCATCAGGACACTCTGTTGCTCCTCGCTCTTCACCGGGACGAAGCGCATCGTCGGTCGCGCCACCGCCTCGCAGATCGCTTCGGCATCCGTCGCGTCATTCTTTTGCCGCTTCACGTATGGCTTGACGTAAGACGCCGGCATTAGCCGAACCTCGTGACCCAGCGCCAGGAGGACCCGAGCCCAGTGGTGCCCGGTCGCACACGCCTCGATTCCGATCAGGCACGGCGGCAATTTCCTGAAGAAAGCGGCGACATCCTCACGTCGCAGCTTTCGCCGGACCACTACCGCGCCCACCGCGTCTACGCCATGCACCTGAAAGACGTGCTTGGCGATATCCAATCCGATTGTGCTAACCTGTTCCATGGACGGCTCTCCCTCATGTGGACTTTCGACAGCCACACTTTGGCACACTGCGATGCCGGGAGCGGAGACCGTCCACCACATCAGGTCATGCGTGATCCACCGCTGCCTTGTGAAGGCGCTCTTCAGGCACGCATGCGGCCGCCATCTGCGTCGAACAGCGGCTCGACCTGAAGCCTTGCCGGTAGAAGCTCGCCGAGCAATTCGATCGCCCAGCCTTGCGTCTCGTCGGCAATTTCCTTCGGCACGTAGCCGACTGCAACGGAAAGACCGGAAGCGTGCGCATATCCGCCCGAGGTCACCCAGCCGCAAACCGCGCCCTTGTGATAAATGGGCTCGTCGCCGATGACGTCGGCATCCTTTGCGCTCAGAATGAACGTGCACAGCCGCAAGGTTCCGCCTTCCGCCTTTTCCTTGGCAGCCGCAGCCTTGCCAATGAAATCAGCTTCCTTGGATAGCGCGACGAACCGGTTGAGCCCGGCCTCGAGCGGACCGTAGAG comes from Rhizobium tropici CIAT 899 and encodes:
- a CDS encoding IS110 family transposase, which gives rise to MEQVSTIGLDIAKHVFQVHGVDAVGAVVVRRKLRREDVAAFFRKLPPCLIGIEACATGHHWARVLLALGHEVRLMPASYVKPYVKRQKNDATDAEAICEAVARPTMRFVPVKSEEQQSVLMLHRVRELLIRQRTMLVNALRGHLAEFGIVTRQGIVGVGMLIALVEDDGQNLIPPLARSALLSLIGQLREVHERVGEMDCQIHAWHRSNELSRRLETIPGIGPITASAIAATVTDASLFKSGRQLAAWIGLVPRQNSSGGKDRLGRISKQGDPYLRRLLVVGAHAVLRFSRKARVPPTQWAAELLAKKPYNVVAVALANKMARIVWALMTTGRRFEAAANL
- a CDS encoding branched-chain amino acid ABC transporter permease, translating into MDYFIQQLLNGLTLGSIYGLIAIGYTMVYGIIGMINFAHGDVFMLGGFAALITYLVLISLFAGLPVAILLLVMLIVAMLMTSLWNWVIERVAYRPLRGSFRLAPLITAIGMSIVLSNFIQVAQGPRNKPIPTLVGDVYNFGGVSLSLKQIIIFIITVVLLAAFWYIVNKTALGRAQRATEQDRKMAALLGINVDRTISITFIMGAALAAVAGTMYLMYYGVANFTDGFVPGVKAFTAAVLGGIGSLPGCFLGGLMIGFIESFWSGNFPIAYKDVATYGILAYVLIFKPTGILGRPEVEKV